The Arcanobacterium pinnipediorum genome includes the window GCTCGTATATGGTTTTCAAATACATCTCTGTGGTGTCTAGTAAATCATTCATATTCCACCTCTTCCTGCAAGCTATCTTACTTGATCGCACTAAATTACATCTACAAATTTCAACGCGTTCGTTGCGCTAGCTATTCCTATAGCACGCAATTCCTCATCGCCATACTAACAACGAGATACACCATATTTAGCTGACCTAACCCCAGCTCTTCTACCACCGTAACTTCCGCACTCCACAAAGCATTGAGTCGAGCCGGTTAGCTACCGGCTCGACTCAACGCACTAGCAAATTGAGAGTTACTTGATTCCCAATAAGTAACTGATCGGTTCGAGTGCGAAATATATAAAGAATACAACGCTGGTCAGATACATCAACGGATGGACCTTCTTTGCATTGCCCGCCACTACTTCAACAAGGACGTGAACAATGAATCCAAAACCGATACCGACGGTAATCGAGTAAGTAAATGGCATGAAGACGATCGCCATAAAGGATGGGATGGCGATGCGTAGCTCTTGCCATGCGATTTCGGCAACTTGTTGCATAATCAAAAAGCCGACGACGACGAGTGCCGGAGCAGCAGCTTCACTCGGCACAATTGCGAATAGCGGAGAAAGGAAAGTTGCTAACAAGAAAGCAACGCCAGTAACTATTGAAGAAATACCAGTACGAGCACCTTCGGCAACGCCGGTGGAGGACTCAACGAAAGAGGTGTTGGTTGATACGCCGCCCACACCACCAGCAACAACACCGAGAGAGTCGATCAGCAAAATGTGGCGTGTGCGTGGAAGTTGACCACGCTCATCAACTAAACCAGCTTCTGTACCCACTGCAACCATCGTACCTAAGGTATCGAAGAAGTCGGCCAACATGATTGAGAAGGTCAAAACGATAACCGCGATGACTCCGAGCTTTTCGAATGGTCCAACGATCGAGAATTGACCGACGGTTGAAAAATCTGGAATTTGAACCGGTGAACCAGGGAAGGCAGGAACAGTTAAACCCCAGCTTCCTGGATCGTCATGGCTGAGTTGATGTAAACCGAAGATCTTTTCGATGACGATTGCTAAGAGAGTGCCAGTAACGATGCCGATAAGCAGGGCGCCTTTCACACGGCGAACCATCAAAACGATGATGGTTAGCAGAGCAACGATAAAGACGACAAGGGGCCATGTAGAAATCGAGTTATTAACAGCAAACGAAACAATAACGCCCTGACCTGGTCGCACGATACCCGCGTTGACCAAGCCAATGAAGGCAATAAAAAGGCCAATGCCTACCGAGATTGCTGAACGTAGGAATTTAGGAACCGCCCGGAATATGGCTTCGCGTAACCCGGTAAGCACCAATAACACGATCACGATACCTTCGAGGACGACAATTCCCATGCCATCTGCCCAAGTCATTCCTGGAATTTGCACGAAGCCCGCAATCATGCCGTTCAGGCCGAGACCGGCTGCCAAAGCTATGGGGAAGTTAGCCGCCGCACCCATCAAGATTGACATAATTCCAGCAACCAGCGCCGTGGCGGCTGCGATAGCAGGAATGTTTGGTTCCAAACCCCCGCCAAGGAAAGCGCCAGTTGAATCTGGACCAGATAAGATGATCGGATTCAAGACGAGGATATAGACCATAGAGAAGAAGGTCACGATGCCGCCACGAACTTCTTGAAGTAGCGAAGAACCACGTTCTGCTACTTTGAAGTACTTCTCGACGACGGAGGGAGATGAGGACTCAGTCATTGGCTGTTTTACTGGGGCAGCTCCCGTAGTGCTGTTCACTTGCTCTACTTTCGCACACGGCAAAGGCACAAATCAGAACAATGCCAAATCCTGAGACGTATTGTTCTCAAACTTTAAGATTACGGGGATTCTACCTGGACTAATTCCCCGGCGCCGCGAACATAAACCTCGCCGTCGTTATCACCTAAAAATATGGATTGCCCAGTATTAACAAAGTAATTCTCCCCATTGACCCACAACTGAGCTGCGCCTCGCACACACAAAATGATACGTGGACCACAACCACGAATAGCAACCCGCTCATCTGCGTGCCGTAACGAAACAACCGACAACTCGAAATCATCTACCGGCACATAGAACGTCGATTGCACCGCAGTGATGCGCTCGGCAGCAATCCTAATCGGTGGCGCGGCAACCGTATCAGTAATGCGCAAAAGTTCATCAACATCCATGTGCTTGCGCGTCAAGCCTGCGCGCAACACATTATCTGAAGCTGCCATCACTTCCACGCCTAAACCGGAAATATAGGCGTGGACAATCCCGGCGGGAGTGAACAACGCCTCGCCGGGATGCAACGTCACCGGATTGAGCAATAACGAAGCCACCACCCCCGGATCTTGAGGATAAAAATGAGCGATACGTACCGCGAGCGCGTCGGCACGCGGCGAGGGAGACTCGTGCGGATTCCGGCGGGAACACGCCTGGACCAATTCTTGAACTTGGGCGCCCGAAGGGCGAGTGTGGTGAGAAATGAGCGTTGAAAAAGCCCGCTGGACGCCGTTCGTATTCGGTTCGGCAAGTATTATCGCGTGAAGCTGACGCGCAATCGAAGAATCTAGACCAGCTAACACACTTAAAATGCGGCGCGGGCTACGAAAACCAACTAACGCCTCGAACTTCGATAGTGCGTAGACCATCTCCGGTTTATGGTTTGCATCTGGATAACAACGCATCGGATCGCAAATCTGTAAACCAGCATCGTTTTCTCGCGCAAACCCAGCCTGGGCTTGCGCTAACGAAGGATGGACTTGTAGCGATAACGGCTCATCAGGGGCAATCAGTTTTAACAAAAACGGTAGTTGCGAGCCGTAGCGTGCCACAATGTCACGCCCAAGAACAGTGTTGGGATCTGTGGCAATCAGATCAGCAAGTGAATGGCCAGGTGATTGCGTGCCGGACAAGCTAGCCGGTTCGTAGGCGCGTGTTGCCGGATTATCCGAAATGAACGACGGCGCAGTAGGGTGGGCACCAAACCATAGCTCGGCCACGGGGTGGCTATGTGGCGCATAACCGAAAAGTTGGGGGATCGCACTATGCGATCCCCACGAGTACTCGCGAACTCTCCCCTGCAAGAACTTCATGCACTACTGCTTTGCAACCTCAATATTGACGTCGTCAATAACAGGCGATGCCTGCTCCCACAGGGGTTCTCGATATGCGACATCAGTTTCGGAGTGTGAACCACAACCATGATCCATCGAAACAACTCGGCCATCGAAAGCAGACCACTCATTGGCGCAAACCCCAAAGAGTTGGCGCGCCGAACCACCCATATGCAACAAATAACCGCATGTAGAGCACGGAGCCTTCGCGTCCCGAGTGGCCTGATTTCGCGGCCCAGCATCGGATCGATACCAACGCCGATAGGTTTGCGAACGTCCCTGCTCAGACATGATTCGAGCACGGCCTAAACCCAGCTCCCACAGGGCAATCGCATCTTCATCCACTCCCACGGACTCAAAACCCTGATCCAAGCCCGGATCAACGTTGGCTACCAAAAGTGGATCATGCGGATTATACGGCATGCGATCTGAAGGATGAATATCCGATGGGTGAAGTCGATCAGACCACGGTACCCAATCTGGAGCCAACAACGCATCTTCACCAGGCAAAATCGATAGCTCAGCGACTAACGCTTTCTTCGCGCGCGGAACGCGAACAAGGGAGACCACCCAATACCATCCGCGATATCCCGGTAGCAGGCAATCAAAGGCATGAGTGACAAGACGTTCATCTTCTTGAAGCATGCCAACATGATCACCGATATGTTCTAGGGTGGTGATATCCAACAGTGCTTGGCGAGCAAAATCGATTGCACCCCCAAGAACTTTATCTTTAACAGCTTTCTTGCTTGGCTTTATACGCTTAGACATCGAAATCATCTGCCAGAGCACGCAACGCTTGAGCGATTCGTGGGCCCCCTTCTGGATAGCGACCTCGACGCAACTGGGTTGAGGACACATCAAGAATCTTGATGAGATCTTCAATTAGTGGCACAAGCTCTTCCGGGGAACGTCGGTTAGCTTCGAGCAACGAAGCTTCCTTCTTCATTACCGAAACCGATAACGCTGCCGGTCCGCGGCGGGTTTCTCCCACACCATATTCAACCCTGGTTCCTGGACGAAGCTTAACCCCAATCGGTACCGCGCTTTGCGGTAAGTAGACTTGGGCGCCGTCGTCGCCAGTGATAAAACCAAAGCCCTTCTCTGCATCGAAGAACTTTACTTTTCCAGTAGGCACGGCATTCTCTCTTTCATTTCCAATATTGGTAGATAATTTCTCGGTACGAAAACTTTACTACACATATTATGACACTTAACTGCCAAAGTATTCCATCAAGTAGCGCGGTGATGATTTTGCGGGTGGCGTATCTGCTCGCCCACACATTGTGGGAAGGGCTTGATAAATTTGGATTATTACCTAAGAGGAAGGTCAAGGCTATGAAATACACACGTGTATATGCTGCTGCTTGTTTGGCGGGATTGCTGTCTCTATTTTCAACAGCCGCCTACGCAGTTGAGCCTGTCGATGTGGAGCGAAATTACGAAGACTACGCCGATGTCTCAACCAGTGTTGCAGCCTTGTCTAATCTGATGGTTGAAGTATCCAACGGCAATCTGTGGGTGATCACAGTTGACGATTTCGATTCTATGCCTCCCAATCTCTGGGCAAAGCAGACCTTTGAGAAGTCTGGGCTAGGGTCAGGCGATGGTTTGTTAGTTATTAGTATAGGAACCTCTGAACTTTACGCATATTCACCCAGTGGCGATATTAAAGAGTTGTTGAATCAGGCAACTACGCAAGATGTGCTCGATGAATTCCATGAAGGCAATTGGGATGAAGGCCTTACCTTGTTCGCCGAACATGTGCGCTCGTTGCGTGGTGGCGCGACGTTGCCGGTTTCGCAGCCAACGTCGTCAGTACCTAACATTCTTCCAGCTTTAGGCGTTATTGGTCTAGGAGGGGCTGGAGTTGCAGGGTTTGCCTACTGGCGCAAGCGTAAGAAACTAGTAGCTCGCCAAGCCGATTCCCAAGATCTTGCCCGACGAGCCTCTACTGAACTACTTGCGGCTGACGACGACGTTCGCGCCGGCGTGAGCGAACTGGAGTTTGCCCGCCTCGAATTTGGTACGGATGCTACCGCGCAATTCCGGGAAACACTTGAGTTGGCACAACAAGATGTTGCCAAGGCGTTTGGATTGCGGCGCCTGCTTGACGACGACGAACCAGAAACTCCCGCTCAGCAAGAGCAGATGAATACCCAGATTCTTAGTCTTGCCCAGCGGGCACGTCAAGCTATGCGCTCCCAAGCACAAGAGTTTTCGCAGTTACGCGATCTAGCTAACCGGATTGGGGGGAAACTCACTGAATTGAGTGAACGGACGGGTGAGCTACGCTCACAGCTTCCGTTGCTCGACGATAAGGTAGAAAACTTAAAGTTTAACTTCCCCAAGGAATCCTTGGTGACGCTGTCGGCCTTCCCAGATCAGATTCGCTCCCTGCTCACAGCGGTTGAGTCACATTTGGATACTGCCCTTAAGGCAGAATCTGGTGGAGAGAAAAACCAGGCAGTACAGTACGCTCGGTTGGCCGAAAGTGTTCTTGACCAGGCCGTTCAGTTGGTGAAGCGGATAGATGATGCCCCCCAATTACTGGCGGCAGCACGTGACCAACTGGCTGCGGGTATTGAATCACTTTCGGCAGATATTATTGACGCTCGTCGATTAGGTGGAGCAGATGCCACGATCCAGATGCGTCAAAAGGAAGCCGAGGAAGTTCTTGCTCGGGCTACCGGAGGCAGGCAGGTTGATCTGTTGCTCATCAACGAGCAGCTTTCCCAGGCGGAACGCAATCTCGATTTGGCGTTAGCAGGTGTGCGCGCACGAGATGAACAAAAACGGCACATCGACTCCAAGGTGAGGCGCTATTATGAACAGACTCAGGCAAAGTTGAAGAGCCTAGATGAGGATGTGACTCGGTATCGAGAGGTTGTCTCTGCTGATACCAGAACGCTACTGCAACGAGCACACTCAATTTTCCATTCAGCACAAGGACTACCGGTGGACGAACAAATAGCTGCTTATATTTCAGCTATGGATTACGCCTCTCGTGCAAATCGTGCGCTGTTTTCAGATCTCGAAGACTATCGCGACTCTGATGACGGTGGCGGCAATTTAACTGACGTTATTATTAGTGGCGCCCTACGTGCCTTGGTCTATGGAGCATTTTCGAGCGGTTCTTCTCGCCGTGGCTATAGCGGAGGATGGGGCGGTGGCCGGAGTTCCGGTGGCGGCTTTGGATCAAATGGCGGTGGTTTTGGAAAGTCATTCTAGGGCGAGCGAAGCGAGCACATACTATATTTTATCTAAAACAATCACATATTTAACACAAATCTGGTAACAATAAGACTGGAAGAGTCAGTCACAACGAAAGGTTTTTACCATGGCTGAAAAACAATCAATTCTCGGGCGGATTGCCCAGCTCACCAAGGCGAATATCAACGCACTTTTGGATCGCGCTGAAGATCCACAAAAGATGCTCGATCAAATGGTGCGTGATTACACCAACTCAATCGCTGAAGCTGAGGATGCGGTTGCTGTTACTGTTGGAAACCTTCGGCTTGCTGAGGCTGACTACGATGAAGATGTTCGCGCCGCTAGTGAGTGGGGTACTAAGGCGCAAGCTGCAGTTGCAAAGGCACGCGAACTGCGCGCTTCGGGAAATGAAGACGGCGCGCAGAAGATGGAAAACCTCGCTAAGATCGCCCTTGAACGCCAAATTAGCGCCGAAACTGAAGCTCGCGACGCCGAACCGATGATTAATTCCCAGCGTGAGGTTGTTACCAAGCTCAAGGATGGCTTGAACGTGATGCGTTCTAAGCTCGAAGATTTGCGCTCAAAGCGCGATCAGCTCGTGGCTCGTGCAAAGTCTGCCGATGCACAGAACAAAGTCCAAGATGCCATTAGTTCAATTAATGTTCTCGATCCGTCAACAGAAATTGGCCGGTTTGAAGAATCAGTGCGCCGCCAAGAAGCTCTTGCACTTGGTAAAGCAGAAGTCGCCTCTTCTTCACTTGAAGAACAGTTTGCGCAGCTAACATCCTCAACGTCACAAACCGAAGTTGAAGCTCGCCTCGCTGCGTTGAACGCCTCACTCGACGTCGATCAGATCGAAGGCTGAATATCGTAGCTGAGCCCAACCGGCCGGAAAAACAACTGAGCCTTT containing:
- a CDS encoding DUF3027 domain-containing protein, whose protein sequence is MSKRIKPSKKAVKDKVLGGAIDFARQALLDITTLEHIGDHVGMLQEDERLVTHAFDCLLPGYRGWYWVVSLVRVPRAKKALVAELSILPGEDALLAPDWVPWSDRLHPSDIHPSDRMPYNPHDPLLVANVDPGLDQGFESVGVDEDAIALWELGLGRARIMSEQGRSQTYRRWYRSDAGPRNQATRDAKAPCSTCGYLLHMGGSARQLFGVCANEWSAFDGRVVSMDHGCGSHSETDVAYREPLWEQASPVIDDVNIEVAKQ
- the manA gene encoding mannose-6-phosphate isomerase, class I, which gives rise to MKFLQGRVREYSWGSHSAIPQLFGYAPHSHPVAELWFGAHPTAPSFISDNPATRAYEPASLSGTQSPGHSLADLIATDPNTVLGRDIVARYGSQLPFLLKLIAPDEPLSLQVHPSLAQAQAGFARENDAGLQICDPMRCYPDANHKPEMVYALSKFEALVGFRSPRRILSVLAGLDSSIARQLHAIILAEPNTNGVQRAFSTLISHHTRPSGAQVQELVQACSRRNPHESPSPRADALAVRIAHFYPQDPGVVASLLLNPVTLHPGEALFTPAGIVHAYISGLGVEVMAASDNVLRAGLTRKHMDVDELLRITDTVAAPPIRIAAERITAVQSTFYVPVDDFELSVVSLRHADERVAIRGCGPRIILCVRGAAQLWVNGENYFVNTGQSIFLGDNDGEVYVRGAGELVQVESP
- a CDS encoding cold-shock protein codes for the protein MPTGKVKFFDAEKGFGFITGDDGAQVYLPQSAVPIGVKLRPGTRVEYGVGETRRGPAALSVSVMKKEASLLEANRRSPEELVPLIEDLIKILDVSSTQLRRGRYPEGGPRIAQALRALADDFDV
- a CDS encoding NCS2 family permease, yielding MTESSSPSVVEKYFKVAERGSSLLQEVRGGIVTFFSMVYILVLNPIILSGPDSTGAFLGGGLEPNIPAIAAATALVAGIMSILMGAAANFPIALAAGLGLNGMIAGFVQIPGMTWADGMGIVVLEGIVIVLLVLTGLREAIFRAVPKFLRSAISVGIGLFIAFIGLVNAGIVRPGQGVIVSFAVNNSISTWPLVVFIVALLTIIVLMVRRVKGALLIGIVTGTLLAIVIEKIFGLHQLSHDDPGSWGLTVPAFPGSPVQIPDFSTVGQFSIVGPFEKLGVIAVIVLTFSIMLADFFDTLGTMVAVGTEAGLVDERGQLPRTRHILLIDSLGVVAGGVGGVSTNTSFVESSTGVAEGARTGISSIVTGVAFLLATFLSPLFAIVPSEAAAPALVVVGFLIMQQVAEIAWQELRIAIPSFMAIVFMPFTYSITVGIGFGFIVHVLVEVVAGNAKKVHPLMYLTSVVFFIYFALEPISYLLGIK
- a CDS encoding PspA/IM30 family protein — its product is MAEKQSILGRIAQLTKANINALLDRAEDPQKMLDQMVRDYTNSIAEAEDAVAVTVGNLRLAEADYDEDVRAASEWGTKAQAAVAKARELRASGNEDGAQKMENLAKIALERQISAETEARDAEPMINSQREVVTKLKDGLNVMRSKLEDLRSKRDQLVARAKSADAQNKVQDAISSINVLDPSTEIGRFEESVRRQEALALGKAEVASSSLEEQFAQLTSSTSQTEVEARLAALNASLDVDQIEG
- a CDS encoding TPM domain-containing protein; translation: MKYTRVYAAACLAGLLSLFSTAAYAVEPVDVERNYEDYADVSTSVAALSNLMVEVSNGNLWVITVDDFDSMPPNLWAKQTFEKSGLGSGDGLLVISIGTSELYAYSPSGDIKELLNQATTQDVLDEFHEGNWDEGLTLFAEHVRSLRGGATLPVSQPTSSVPNILPALGVIGLGGAGVAGFAYWRKRKKLVARQADSQDLARRASTELLAADDDVRAGVSELEFARLEFGTDATAQFRETLELAQQDVAKAFGLRRLLDDDEPETPAQQEQMNTQILSLAQRARQAMRSQAQEFSQLRDLANRIGGKLTELSERTGELRSQLPLLDDKVENLKFNFPKESLVTLSAFPDQIRSLLTAVESHLDTALKAESGGEKNQAVQYARLAESVLDQAVQLVKRIDDAPQLLAAARDQLAAGIESLSADIIDARRLGGADATIQMRQKEAEEVLARATGGRQVDLLLINEQLSQAERNLDLALAGVRARDEQKRHIDSKVRRYYEQTQAKLKSLDEDVTRYREVVSADTRTLLQRAHSIFHSAQGLPVDEQIAAYISAMDYASRANRALFSDLEDYRDSDDGGGNLTDVIISGALRALVYGAFSSGSSRRGYSGGWGGGRSSGGGFGSNGGGFGKSF